From Granulicella sp. WH15, the proteins below share one genomic window:
- a CDS encoding MgtC/SapB family protein → MLIPLVHVSEIDGQGLKQFLELGWAFLLSASIGLEREVRRKSAGLRTYTIVGTTAALFLLVSKYGFTDVLVPGHVVLDPSRVAAQIVTGIGFIGAGLIFVRSDRVTGLTTAATVWLVTAVGMACGAGLPWLALGVTIAYFIVAIGFPMLLGALPGMAPRNSSGIPDDPEIKQD, encoded by the coding sequence ATGCTGATTCCGCTCGTGCACGTCTCGGAGATTGACGGCCAGGGCCTGAAGCAGTTCCTGGAGCTGGGGTGGGCCTTTCTGCTCTCGGCCTCTATTGGGCTGGAGCGGGAGGTTCGCCGCAAGAGCGCGGGGTTGCGCACCTATACGATCGTCGGGACGACGGCGGCGCTCTTTCTGCTGGTCTCGAAGTACGGCTTTACCGATGTGCTGGTGCCGGGGCACGTCGTTCTGGACCCGTCGCGGGTGGCGGCGCAGATTGTGACCGGCATTGGATTTATCGGCGCGGGGCTTATCTTCGTGCGCAGCGACCGGGTGACCGGGCTGACGACCGCCGCTACGGTCTGGCTGGTGACGGCGGTGGGGATGGCCTGCGGGGCCGGGTTGCCGTGGCTGGCCCTGGGGGTGACGATTGCGTATTTTATTGTGGCGATTGGGTTTCCGATGCTGCTGGGGGCGCTTCCGGGGATGGCCCCGCGCAATAGCTCCGGGATACCGGATGATCCGGAGATCAAGCAGGATTAG
- a CDS encoding type II toxin-antitoxin system death-on-curing family toxin yields the protein MSFEFVRADVLKNVQSRLIQRYGGLAGVRDENALQSAIARPEHLEAYGELTSPAELGAALAWAILRNHPFADGNKRAAFAGLTMFLELNGYDLNCSQVEETAMVLQAASGEISEQEWAVWVVRSVVPIG from the coding sequence GTGAGCTTTGAATTCGTCCGCGCGGACGTGCTCAAAAACGTGCAAAGCCGCCTGATTCAACGCTACGGAGGTTTGGCCGGGGTTCGGGACGAGAATGCTTTGCAATCGGCGATTGCCCGCCCGGAGCACTTGGAGGCCTACGGCGAACTGACTTCCCCGGCTGAGCTGGGGGCGGCGCTGGCGTGGGCAATTCTCCGCAACCATCCATTTGCGGACGGCAACAAGCGGGCCGCATTCGCCGGGTTGACAATGTTCCTTGAACTGAACGGGTATGACCTGAACTGCTCTCAGGTGGAGGAGACGGCGATGGTGCTGCAGGCGGCCTCGGGCGAGATCAGCGAGCAGGAGTGGGCGGTCTGGGTCGTGCGGAGCGTGGTCCCGATTGGCTGA
- a CDS encoding DUF3536 domain-containing protein encodes MRKNTSKAALSTPQPPPVTRFVCIHGHFYQPPRENPWLETVEVQDSAAPYHDWNDRITAECYAPNGASRIQNRKNEIVRIINNYSRMSFNFGPTLLSWLNEKAPRTYHMILDADKTSAARYSGHGSALAQVYNHIIMPLASTRDARTQIRWGIADFVSRFGRRPEGMWLAEAAVNRHVLDLLAQEGILFTILAPNQCARVRPLEAAEATPVVASENGNGAKAPAEIPWKPTPNASVDPTQPYQVQLDEGRSIAVFFYDGPASRAIAFEGLLDSGEKFGQRLVGTFHPVPSGEIDRAQLAHVATDGESYGHHHKHGEMALSFAMHWMEEQGLARLTNYGEFLELFPPTWEAEVAEDTSWSCAHGVERWRSNCGCNGGKPGWNQEWRGPLRESLDFLRDATAPLAEKLATGLLKDLWAARDAYIHVVLNRTPESVNSFFSLHATRQLSPEERTTVLELMELERHTQLMYTSCGWFFDEISGIETVQIIAYAGRVLQLASELFGTPGAALEPAFLAILGKAISNVPELGTGADIYNLYVSGMRIGLEQVGAHYAISSIFRSYPEDGELFCFDVHRESHEVFASGRGKVALGRAQIRSHITEETEDICFAVLHLGDQNLSAAVKSYTAADATGFDNFSTDVRNAIRKANLPEIIRLIDRFFAPPYDRRAGGTPANLPTAPDHIVLDPVDPQPGQPESAPGAVQPGVAHTLFMPPAPPPSQRIPIAYSLTSLFADEQHRILETILNQTIGEMEHSLRKIYEDHASLLHFLTEAGMTPPPALALASSFAINASLRRAIQEDEFDPILIYDLLASANNDHVTLDTHLLGFTAGLRMKQAMIRLEAAAAEEYPAAAALHESLNVANTIRDMPFEVNIWQAQNIWNDLLRRVDATYWSDEWKEGFKRLGKAMNICVDQLVIEEGVTSF; translated from the coding sequence ATGCGTAAAAACACCAGTAAAGCCGCACTCTCCACCCCACAGCCTCCACCGGTGACCCGCTTCGTCTGTATCCACGGACACTTCTACCAGCCGCCGCGCGAGAACCCCTGGCTCGAGACCGTCGAGGTGCAGGACTCCGCCGCGCCCTACCACGACTGGAACGACCGCATCACGGCCGAGTGCTACGCGCCCAATGGCGCCTCGCGCATCCAGAACCGGAAGAACGAGATCGTCCGCATCATCAATAACTACTCGCGGATGAGCTTCAACTTCGGGCCAACGCTGCTGAGCTGGCTTAACGAGAAGGCCCCGCGCACCTACCACATGATTCTGGACGCGGATAAGACCAGCGCGGCGCGCTACAGCGGCCACGGCTCGGCGCTGGCGCAGGTCTACAACCACATCATCATGCCGCTGGCGAGCACGCGCGACGCCCGCACCCAGATCCGCTGGGGCATCGCCGACTTCGTTTCCCGCTTTGGCCGACGGCCCGAGGGCATGTGGCTGGCCGAGGCCGCCGTGAACCGCCATGTCCTCGACCTGCTGGCACAGGAGGGGATTCTCTTCACGATCCTGGCCCCCAACCAGTGCGCGCGGGTACGGCCGCTGGAAGCGGCGGAGGCGACTCCGGTAGTAGCCTCCGAAAACGGAAACGGCGCGAAGGCTCCCGCCGAGATTCCCTGGAAGCCGACCCCCAACGCCTCGGTCGACCCCACCCAGCCCTACCAGGTTCAGCTCGACGAGGGCCGCTCCATCGCAGTCTTCTTCTACGACGGTCCGGCCTCGCGCGCCATCGCCTTCGAGGGCCTGCTCGACTCCGGCGAGAAGTTCGGCCAGCGCCTTGTCGGAACCTTTCACCCCGTCCCCTCGGGTGAGATCGACCGCGCCCAGCTCGCCCACGTCGCCACCGATGGCGAGTCCTATGGGCACCACCACAAGCACGGCGAGATGGCCCTCTCCTTTGCCATGCACTGGATGGAGGAGCAGGGGCTGGCCCGGTTGACCAACTACGGCGAGTTTCTGGAGCTGTTTCCGCCCACGTGGGAGGCCGAGGTGGCCGAGGACACCAGTTGGTCCTGCGCCCACGGGGTGGAGAGATGGCGCTCCAACTGCGGCTGCAACGGCGGCAAACCGGGATGGAACCAGGAGTGGCGCGGCCCTCTGCGCGAGTCGCTGGACTTCCTGCGCGACGCCACCGCGCCCCTGGCCGAAAAGCTGGCCACCGGTCTGCTGAAAGACCTGTGGGCCGCGCGCGACGCCTACATCCACGTCGTGCTGAACCGCACGCCCGAGTCCGTCAACAGCTTCTTCAGCCTGCACGCCACGCGCCAGCTCTCGCCCGAAGAACGCACCACGGTGCTCGAGCTGATGGAGCTGGAGCGGCACACCCAGTTGATGTACACAAGCTGCGGCTGGTTCTTCGACGAGATCTCGGGCATCGAGACGGTGCAGATCATCGCCTACGCCGGGCGGGTTCTGCAGTTGGCCTCGGAGCTATTCGGCACTCCGGGTGCGGCGCTCGAGCCTGCTTTTCTGGCTATCCTCGGCAAGGCTATCTCCAACGTGCCAGAGCTGGGCACCGGCGCGGATATCTACAACCTCTATGTGAGCGGGATGCGCATCGGCCTGGAGCAGGTGGGAGCGCACTACGCGATCAGCTCTATCTTCCGCTCCTACCCCGAGGACGGCGAGCTGTTCTGCTTCGACGTGCATCGCGAGTCGCACGAGGTCTTCGCCTCGGGCCGGGGCAAGGTGGCGCTGGGGCGGGCGCAGATCCGCTCGCACATCACCGAGGAGACCGAGGATATCTGCTTCGCCGTGCTGCATCTGGGCGACCAGAACCTCTCGGCCGCGGTCAAGAGCTATACGGCCGCCGATGCTACCGGCTTCGACAACTTCTCCACCGATGTCCGCAACGCCATCCGCAAGGCCAACCTGCCCGAGATTATCCGGCTCATCGACCGCTTCTTCGCCCCGCCGTACGACCGCCGTGCGGGCGGCACTCCTGCCAATCTGCCGACCGCGCCCGACCACATCGTCCTCGACCCTGTCGACCCGCAGCCCGGACAACCTGAATCGGCTCCCGGAGCCGTGCAGCCGGGCGTCGCCCATACCCTCTTCATGCCGCCTGCGCCGCCGCCTAGCCAGCGCATCCCCATCGCCTACTCGCTCACCTCGCTCTTCGCCGACGAGCAGCATCGCATCCTCGAGACCATCCTGAACCAGACCATCGGCGAGATGGAGCACTCGCTACGCAAGATCTACGAGGACCATGCCTCGCTGCTGCACTTTCTGACCGAGGCAGGGATGACGCCGCCGCCCGCGCTGGCGCTGGCCTCCAGCTTCGCCATCAACGCGAGCCTGCGCCGCGCCATCCAGGAGGACGAGTTCGATCCGATCCTGATCTACGACCTGCTGGCCAGCGCCAATAACGATCACGTCACGCTGGACACGCATCTGCTCGGTTTTACCGCCGGGCTGCGGATGAAGCAGGCGATGATCCGGCTGGAGGCTGCTGCGGCAGAAGAGTATCCGGCGGCGGCGGCGCTGCATGAGTCGCTCAATGTCGCCAATACGATCCGAGACATGCCCTTCGAGGTGAACATCTGGCAGGCGCAGAATATCTGGAACGATCTGCTGCGGCGGGTGGATGCGACTTACTGGTCGGATGAGTGGAAGGAGGGGTTCAAGCGGCTGGGCAAGGCGATGAATATCTGCGTGGACCAGTTGGTGATCGAAGAGGGCGTCACCTCGTTTTGA
- a CDS encoding cytochrome c3 family protein — MAQVFDRSSNALARASLVIAGLIVIALGVGLDQLQRSPWVTRQGQRPDQPVPFSHKHHVEGLGLQCQYCHTSVEKSSYAGIPPTKTCINCHAQIWTNAALLEPVRHSWATGESIHWIRVHDLPDYVYFNHEIHVNKGIGCASCHGRVDQMPLMYQQNTLQMEWCLNCHRNPAVNLRPTSEIYNMAWSGPSTDKPVWCAETGKGGYGASTPTAQGLSCTTKDPSGENPKVAMLQQLSATPRGMSQPQSGTELQPHPVTADGQTASDLPPANAILVPASYQKFTSQEDLGKYLTQKYHIRTPNELSSCEVCHR; from the coding sequence ATGGCGCAAGTTTTTGACCGCAGTTCGAACGCACTGGCCCGGGCAAGCCTCGTAATCGCTGGCTTGATCGTCATTGCGCTCGGCGTAGGCCTGGATCAGCTGCAGCGTTCGCCCTGGGTGACGCGGCAGGGTCAGCGGCCGGATCAGCCGGTACCGTTCAGCCACAAACACCACGTGGAAGGCCTCGGCCTGCAGTGCCAGTACTGCCACACGTCGGTGGAGAAGTCGAGCTACGCGGGCATCCCGCCGACCAAGACCTGTATTAACTGTCACGCGCAGATCTGGACCAACGCGGCCCTGCTCGAGCCGGTGCGGCACAGCTGGGCGACGGGTGAGTCGATCCACTGGATTCGCGTCCACGACTTGCCGGATTACGTGTACTTCAACCACGAGATCCACGTGAACAAGGGCATCGGCTGCGCGAGCTGTCACGGCCGCGTCGACCAGATGCCGCTGATGTACCAGCAGAACACGCTGCAGATGGAGTGGTGCTTGAACTGCCACCGCAACCCTGCTGTGAACCTGCGGCCGACCAGCGAGATCTACAACATGGCGTGGTCTGGTCCCAGCACGGATAAGCCCGTGTGGTGCGCCGAGACGGGCAAGGGCGGCTACGGCGCCTCGACCCCGACCGCGCAGGGCCTCTCCTGCACGACCAAGGACCCCAGTGGCGAGAATCCCAAGGTGGCGATGCTGCAGCAGTTGAGCGCGACGCCACGGGGGATGAGCCAGCCGCAGAGTGGGACCGAGCTGCAGCCGCACCCGGTAACAGCGGATGGTCAGACGGCGAGCGATCTGCCGCCGGCTAACGCGATCCTGGTTCCTGCCAGCTATCAGAAGTTCACCAGCCAGGAAGATCTGGGCAAGTATCTGACGCAGAAGTACCACATCCGCACCCCCAACGAGCTTTCGAGCTGCGAGGTGTGCCACCGATGA
- a CDS encoding AbrB/MazE/SpoVT family DNA-binding domain-containing protein — protein MQLKIRKIGNGYGVLFPKQLLDEMVLQEGSLLEVETVKGTIQMTPSDEQFTRQVEAFLKTEARHRDTYRELAK, from the coding sequence ATGCAGCTGAAGATTCGCAAAATCGGCAATGGTTACGGCGTTCTCTTTCCCAAGCAACTCCTCGACGAGATGGTCTTACAGGAGGGGTCTCTGCTTGAGGTGGAGACGGTCAAGGGAACGATCCAAATGACGCCGTCGGATGAGCAGTTTACGCGGCAGGTGGAGGCGTTTCTTAAGACGGAGGCGCGTCACCGCGACACCTACCGCGAGCTGGCCAAGTGA
- a CDS encoding MBL fold metallo-hydrolase, with translation MKATPFSAYAIQLTRFGLVNCYLVREPGGNGEQGDSFTLIDTGVSGAGDAILAAAKAAGAPIRRVLLTHAHVDHVGSVDELMAKLPAGTVLAISTRSLPLLQQPPNKTLDPGEPVGEIKGGLPGIVSQPTHLIAEGELFGSLRCIETPGHIPGHFSFLDERDGTLYAGDALVGVRRLAIPGFCHWYFPLPNGGTWNREMARASARKLLGLPIERFACGHGRVQEGGTTVLREVVDAAGRVGL, from the coding sequence ATGAAAGCCACGCCCTTCTCCGCGTACGCCATACAGCTCACCCGCTTCGGCCTGGTCAACTGCTACCTCGTCCGTGAGCCCGGCGGCAACGGGGAGCAGGGCGACTCCTTCACCCTCATCGACACCGGCGTCTCGGGTGCTGGGGACGCTATCCTGGCCGCCGCGAAGGCTGCCGGTGCGCCCATACGGCGTGTCCTGCTGACGCACGCGCATGTGGACCACGTCGGCTCCGTCGATGAGCTGATGGCGAAGCTTCCGGCGGGCACCGTGCTGGCCATCAGCACCCGCTCGCTGCCACTGTTGCAGCAGCCTCCTAACAAGACGCTCGACCCCGGCGAGCCTGTTGGCGAGATCAAGGGCGGGCTGCCCGGTATCGTCTCCCAGCCTACCCATCTCATCGCCGAAGGGGAGCTGTTCGGCTCGCTCCGGTGCATCGAAACACCGGGGCATATTCCGGGACACTTTTCGTTTCTCGATGAGCGGGACGGCACCCTCTACGCCGGAGACGCGTTGGTTGGGGTGCGTCGGCTGGCGATTCCGGGGTTCTGCCATTGGTACTTTCCGCTGCCGAATGGCGGGACGTGGAACCGGGAGATGGCGCGGGCCAGTGCCCGCAAGCTGCTTGGGCTTCCCATCGAGCGTTTTGCCTGTGGGCATGGGCGGGTGCAGGAGGGTGGGACGACGGTGCTGCGGGAGGTTGTGGACGCGGCGGGCAGGGTTGGTTTGTAA
- a CDS encoding DNA-3-methyladenine glycosylase has protein sequence MPRPSKTPRAPGYDTEAALRDLAVADPKLGRLIERAGPFTMKLASTLSPFEALLESIVYQQIHGKAAAAIHAKLLAGFAPAIADSGLPLGTHPTAQHLLDCPNEQLRQAGLSHNKALAVRDLAAKTLDGTVPTLARIRRMSDEAIIEHLTQVRGIGKWTVEMFLIFRLGRADVLPVSDYGVRKGFALTFQGLKPDTKVTPDLLPKPDVMEKRAKKWRPWCSVASWYLWRACDLANNDKENKGKVTKKTTKPV, from the coding sequence ATGCCTCGACCCAGCAAAACACCCCGCGCCCCCGGCTACGATACCGAGGCGGCCCTCCGCGACCTGGCCGTGGCCGACCCGAAGCTCGGCCGCCTCATCGAGCGCGCCGGTCCCTTTACGATGAAGCTCGCCAGTACGTTGTCGCCGTTTGAGGCGCTGCTCGAGAGCATCGTCTACCAGCAGATCCACGGCAAGGCCGCCGCCGCTATTCACGCCAAGCTGCTCGCGGGATTCGCCCCGGCCATCGCCGACTCGGGCTTGCCTCTAGGCACGCACCCCACAGCACAGCACCTGCTCGACTGCCCCAACGAGCAGCTACGGCAGGCGGGCCTCTCGCACAATAAGGCTCTGGCCGTACGCGATCTCGCCGCCAAGACGCTCGACGGCACGGTGCCCACGCTCGCACGCATCCGGCGCATGTCCGATGAGGCGATCATCGAGCACCTGACGCAGGTGCGGGGCATCGGCAAGTGGACGGTGGAGATGTTCCTCATCTTCCGGCTGGGACGAGCCGACGTGCTGCCGGTCTCGGACTATGGGGTTCGCAAGGGGTTTGCGCTGACGTTTCAGGGGCTGAAGCCCGATACCAAGGTGACGCCCGACCTGCTGCCCAAGCCCGATGTGATGGAGAAGCGGGCGAAGAAGTGGCGGCCCTGGTGCTCGGTGGCCAGTTGGTATCTGTGGCGGGCCTGTGACCTGGCCAACAACGATAAAGAGAATAAGGGTAAAGTCACGAAAAAGACGACGAAGCCGGTCTAA
- a CDS encoding Rieske 2Fe-2S domain-containing protein, whose product MGQAPPAELIFGDWYPALRSDRLVKGKTVTTLLLGIPLLVGRKNDGSVFAMKDLCPHRGIPLSAGWFDGENVQCKYHGWKFEPCSGQCTEIPSLTSFDTLEPTKIFTTSYPCVERDGYAWVYVPPPGVGRVTGTLPPVPEVPKFSGRYRTAHLTADLPCNVDHGIIGLMDPAHGPFVHQAWWWRSRASIHEKTKHFEPIPEGFRMSAHAPSGNSAPYKLLGVYGEPITTQIDFVLPNRRYETIRCGPKWFASLTTVTPVTPSTCRIDVAAAWDIFYHVPLVTTIAKFFGARFVRQDQETMIEQAQGLRFHPGLMLIDDADKPAKWYFALKQARLSGSGAHPLTGPVTLHWRS is encoded by the coding sequence ATGGGGCAGGCTCCCCCGGCGGAGCTGATCTTCGGAGACTGGTATCCGGCCCTGCGGTCGGATCGGCTGGTCAAGGGCAAGACCGTCACCACGCTGCTGCTGGGCATCCCGCTGCTGGTGGGCCGCAAGAACGACGGCAGCGTCTTCGCCATGAAGGACCTCTGCCCGCACCGCGGCATCCCGCTCTCCGCGGGCTGGTTCGACGGCGAGAACGTCCAGTGCAAGTACCACGGGTGGAAGTTCGAGCCGTGCTCGGGCCAGTGTACGGAGATCCCTTCGCTGACCAGCTTCGACACCCTGGAGCCCACAAAGATCTTCACCACCAGCTACCCCTGCGTCGAACGCGACGGCTACGCCTGGGTCTACGTCCCCCCGCCCGGCGTGGGCCGCGTCACGGGCACGCTACCGCCGGTGCCGGAGGTCCCCAAGTTCTCCGGCCGCTACCGCACCGCGCACCTGACCGCCGACCTGCCCTGCAACGTGGACCACGGCATCATCGGCCTGATGGACCCGGCGCACGGGCCGTTCGTCCATCAGGCCTGGTGGTGGCGCAGCCGCGCGTCCATCCACGAGAAGACCAAGCACTTCGAGCCGATTCCCGAGGGCTTCCGCATGTCGGCGCACGCCCCCAGCGGCAACAGCGCGCCGTACAAGCTGCTGGGCGTCTACGGCGAGCCGATCACGACCCAGATCGACTTCGTGCTGCCCAACCGCCGCTACGAGACGATCCGCTGCGGCCCCAAGTGGTTCGCCAGCCTGACCACCGTAACCCCGGTGACGCCATCAACGTGCCGAATCGACGTGGCCGCGGCATGGGACATCTTCTACCATGTGCCGCTGGTGACGACCATCGCCAAGTTCTTCGGCGCGCGTTTCGTCCGTCAGGATCAGGAGACGATGATCGAGCAGGCCCAAGGGCTGCGCTTCCACCCCGGCCTCATGCTGATCGACGACGCCGACAAGCCCGCCAAGTGGTACTTCGCCCTGAAGCAGGCCCGCCTGAGCGGCAGCGGAGCCCATCCGCTGACCGGCCCGGTAACGCTGCACTGGCGCAGCTAG
- a CDS encoding phospholipid carrier-dependent glycosyltransferase, whose amino-acid sequence MTPLLPEPRPARGNRLILLVLWFAFYASFTLYAPPLLDDADSVHSEVAREILLRHDWTTLYANGIRYLEKAPILYWSMAASFRVFGVSAAAARLPLALAVLALALTLESFARRASRSAKAGLYAGLITLSSFGIFIFSRITIPDVVVCLWLTLALFFFWLSEEYEEAPLLLCWLFAAACALNVLTKGLIGIVFPIAIVAVYLLLTRGFRGAWRRIRQLHPLSSLVVFFVLATPWHILAGLANPTQGHPGNLSYGNGHWSVPLPTDGNVHGWFWFYFVNEQVLRYLNLRVPRDYDTVPLVLFYGLIFIWLMPWSIFLPSAIGRALRRVLAPESKGNLLLLLWAAIPLLFFSLSTRQEYYVLPALPALILLIAIHLAQPAEARSGMRVAVALFGVGTVAAAAALFFVFHSKAPSPDTDLASLLQQNPGDYALSFGHFLDLNAQAMGMFRVPLIVTAISLFGGTLAHLLLRRSGRPHAAMLALAAGAFGFLLAAHRGLVIFSPTLTSYQLAQAIAPRLRSDDLIVLHGEYEAGSTLGFYLRRNDLHIWDGRSSNLWYGSFFPDAPRIFETNASIAQRWTGPQRIFLWQDPGDHDRPLPALPGPVYTIATSGGKTILSNQPDRP is encoded by the coding sequence GTGACTCCACTCCTCCCCGAGCCGCGCCCCGCCCGTGGCAACCGCCTGATCCTGCTGGTGCTCTGGTTCGCCTTCTATGCCAGCTTTACGCTGTACGCACCGCCGCTGCTGGACGACGCGGACTCGGTCCACTCCGAGGTGGCGAGAGAGATTCTGCTGCGGCACGACTGGACGACTCTCTACGCCAACGGTATCCGCTACCTGGAGAAGGCACCGATCCTGTATTGGTCGATGGCCGCCAGCTTTAGGGTCTTCGGGGTCTCGGCAGCGGCGGCGAGGCTACCACTGGCGCTGGCAGTGCTGGCTCTGGCACTGACGCTGGAGAGTTTTGCGCGGCGGGCCTCACGCAGCGCAAAGGCGGGGCTCTATGCCGGGCTGATTACTCTCTCGAGCTTCGGCATCTTTATCTTTTCGCGGATCACTATCCCTGACGTCGTCGTCTGCCTGTGGCTGACGCTGGCGCTCTTTTTCTTCTGGCTGTCGGAGGAGTACGAAGAGGCTCCGCTGCTGCTTTGCTGGCTCTTCGCCGCTGCCTGCGCGCTGAATGTGCTGACCAAGGGATTGATCGGCATCGTCTTCCCCATCGCGATTGTGGCGGTTTATCTGCTGCTGACGCGCGGGTTCAGAGGCGCATGGCGACGGATTCGCCAGCTTCATCCGCTCTCGAGCCTTGTGGTCTTCTTCGTGCTGGCGACGCCGTGGCACATTCTGGCGGGGCTTGCTAATCCCACTCAGGGGCATCCCGGGAATCTCTCGTACGGCAACGGGCACTGGTCCGTGCCGCTGCCTACCGACGGCAACGTCCACGGCTGGTTCTGGTTCTACTTCGTCAACGAGCAGGTGCTGCGCTACCTGAACCTGCGCGTGCCGAGGGACTATGACACGGTTCCGCTGGTGCTCTTCTACGGGCTGATCTTCATCTGGCTGATGCCGTGGTCGATCTTTCTGCCCTCGGCGATTGGCCGCGCCCTGCGCAGGGTTCTCGCGCCCGAGAGCAAGGGCAATCTGCTGCTGCTCCTGTGGGCTGCAATTCCACTGCTCTTCTTCTCGCTCTCGACGCGGCAGGAGTACTACGTGCTGCCCGCGCTGCCCGCGTTGATCCTGCTCATCGCGATTCATCTGGCCCAGCCCGCAGAAGCTCGCTCCGGTATGCGTGTGGCTGTTGCGCTCTTTGGCGTCGGCACAGTGGCCGCAGCGGCGGCGCTCTTCTTTGTCTTCCACTCCAAAGCGCCCAGCCCTGACACCGACCTTGCCAGCCTGTTGCAGCAGAACCCCGGCGACTATGCGCTCTCCTTCGGGCACTTCCTCGACCTGAACGCGCAGGCCATGGGGATGTTCCGCGTGCCGCTGATCGTGACCGCGATCAGCCTCTTCGGCGGCACGCTGGCCCATCTGCTGCTGCGTCGCAGTGGCAGACCCCATGCGGCTATGCTGGCCTTGGCTGCTGGGGCTTTTGGCTTCCTGTTGGCTGCTCATCGTGGGCTGGTCATCTTCTCGCCTACACTCACCTCATATCAACTGGCGCAGGCCATCGCGCCGAGGCTGCGCTCGGACGACCTCATCGTCCTGCATGGCGAGTACGAGGCCGGATCGACGCTGGGCTTCTACCTGCGGCGCAACGACCTGCACATCTGGGATGGACGCTCCTCGAACCTCTGGTACGGCAGCTTCTTTCCCGATGCGCCGAGGATCTTCGAGACCAACGCATCCATCGCCCAGCGTTGGACCGGGCCGCAGCGCATCTTTCTGTGGCAGGACCCCGGCGACCATGACCGTCCGCTACCCGCGCTACCGGGGCCTGTTTACACAATCGCAACGTCGGGGGGCAAGACTATCCTGAGTAACCAACCTGACCGACCTTGA
- a CDS encoding GNAT family N-acetyltransferase: MATDPLRNPVWSALSSEQARFRQQSGAVLRYPVEIAPFCAVETASAACSAGDIPAGRTHYFVGVIPQLPPECQLVHRSSVVQMILRGQPVSTEPLPMEVELTATDVDDMLKLTGLVYPAFFRTETHRLGRYIGLRAGGELIAMAGERMRLSGPSGSLCEISGVCTHPAHTGKGYASHLILRLSEAILASGSTPFLHTSSSNRRAISVYEKLGFKTLRELDMVEVQCE, encoded by the coding sequence ATGGCTACCGATCCCCTCCGCAATCCGGTCTGGAGCGCACTGTCCTCCGAGCAGGCGCGCTTCCGGCAACAATCCGGCGCAGTGCTTCGGTATCCAGTGGAGATCGCGCCCTTCTGCGCGGTGGAGACGGCCTCCGCGGCCTGTTCGGCGGGGGATATCCCCGCAGGCAGAACGCACTACTTTGTTGGCGTGATCCCGCAGCTCCCCCCGGAGTGCCAACTGGTGCATCGCTCCTCCGTCGTGCAGATGATCCTGCGCGGCCAGCCCGTCTCCACCGAGCCTCTGCCGATGGAGGTGGAGCTGACGGCCACCGACGTGGACGACATGCTGAAGCTCACCGGCCTGGTCTATCCGGCATTCTTCCGCACGGAGACCCACCGGCTAGGCCGCTACATCGGCCTGCGCGCAGGGGGCGAGCTGATTGCAATGGCCGGAGAACGGATGCGCCTGAGCGGACCATCGGGAAGCCTGTGCGAGATCAGCGGGGTCTGCACGCATCCGGCGCACACCGGCAAAGGCTATGCCAGCCACCTGATCCTGCGGCTCTCCGAGGCAATCCTGGCAAGCGGCTCCACCCCTTTTTTGCATACGTCGTCATCGAATCGACGAGCCATCTCGGTCTATGAGAAGTTGGGCTTCAAGACGCTCCGCGAGCTGGATATGGTCGAGGTGCAGTGCGAATAA